One window from the genome of Cyclobacterium amurskyense encodes:
- a CDS encoding IPExxxVDY family protein: MKKSKLLFETTFDFDLLGLVAPLKDYKLAWLINSTLGINLKKAEDYHMEFLNQPDLIISQFMLKKEHGFIQLLKNKSYPVGGHSRYLIPELQSMDYFLLCQDFTDEVDLNTYIDGLSVVKGIHSIVKIDTIKLKSKENLLTY; this comes from the coding sequence ATGAAGAAAAGCAAGCTTCTTTTTGAAACCACCTTCGATTTTGATCTTTTAGGCCTTGTAGCCCCTTTAAAGGACTATAAATTGGCTTGGCTGATCAATTCTACTTTGGGAATAAATTTAAAAAAAGCAGAAGATTATCATATGGAATTCTTAAATCAACCAGATTTAATTATTTCTCAATTTATGTTAAAAAAAGAACATGGATTCATCCAATTGTTGAAAAATAAGTCATATCCGGTGGGAGGGCACTCAAGATACTTGATACCTGAGCTCCAAAGTATGGATTACTTTTTACTCTGTCAGGACTTTACGGATGAAGTGGATTTAAATACGTATATTGACGGCCTTTCGGTAGTAAAAGGGATTCATAGTATTGTTAAAATTGATACTATTAAGTTAAAATCAAAAGAAAACCTGTTAACATATTAA
- a CDS encoding acyl carrier protein, producing the protein MSEIAQKVKAIIVDKLGVEESEVTPEASFTNDLGADSLDTVELIMEFEKEFNISIPDDQAEQIGTVGQAVSYLEANVK; encoded by the coding sequence ATGTCTGAAATTGCACAAAAAGTAAAAGCCATTATCGTTGATAAGTTAGGCGTCGAAGAATCTGAAGTTACTCCAGAAGCGAGCTTTACCAATGACCTTGGTGCCGATTCTTTAGATACTGTAGAGCTTATCATGGAATTCGAAAAAGAATTCAACATTTCTATTCCGGATGACCAGGCTGAGCAGATCGGTACGGTTGGTCAGGCTGTTAGCTATTTGGAAGCTAACGTAAAATAA
- the fabF gene encoding beta-ketoacyl-ACP synthase II — protein MNLRRVVVTGLGALTPIGNTVPEFWDGLSNGVSGAAPITRFDASNFKTQFACEVKNLDILQFMDRKESRKIDPYAQYAMVAVAEAMEDSGLDLEKIDLTRAGVIWGSGIGGLRTFQDEVTDFAGGDGTPRFNPFFIPKMIADIAAGFISIKYGFQGPNFATVSACASATNALLDAFNYIRLGKANIFISGGSEAAVTEAGVGGFNALKALSQRNDDPKTASRPFDKDRDGFVLGEGAGALILEEYEHAKARGAKIYAELIGGGMTGDAYHITAPHPEGRGAANVMKFALEDAGLEPEAIDYINVHGTSTPLGDLSEVKAIKNIFGDHAYKINISSTKSMTGHLLGAAGAIEAIASILAMRNSLIPPTINHFTDDEEVDEKLNLTFNKAQKKEVNVALSNTFGFGGHNCSIIFKKIAE, from the coding sequence ATGAATTTAAGAAGAGTTGTAGTAACAGGTTTAGGTGCCCTTACACCAATCGGCAATACCGTTCCAGAATTCTGGGACGGCTTGTCGAATGGTGTAAGCGGCGCTGCGCCTATTACCCGTTTTGATGCCTCAAATTTCAAAACCCAATTTGCCTGCGAAGTAAAGAATTTGGATATACTTCAATTTATGGACAGGAAAGAGTCCAGGAAGATTGATCCATATGCTCAATATGCAATGGTAGCCGTAGCGGAAGCCATGGAAGATTCTGGACTTGACCTTGAAAAAATTGACCTTACCAGGGCTGGAGTAATCTGGGGATCTGGTATTGGTGGATTGAGAACTTTTCAAGACGAAGTCACTGATTTTGCAGGTGGAGACGGAACACCAAGATTTAACCCCTTTTTCATCCCTAAAATGATAGCTGATATCGCTGCAGGGTTTATTTCCATTAAATATGGATTTCAGGGGCCAAATTTTGCTACTGTTTCAGCTTGTGCCTCAGCTACTAACGCCCTATTGGATGCATTCAATTATATCCGATTGGGAAAAGCCAATATCTTCATTTCTGGAGGGTCGGAAGCTGCAGTAACTGAAGCAGGTGTAGGAGGGTTTAATGCTTTGAAGGCATTATCTCAAAGAAACGATGACCCAAAAACTGCCTCTAGGCCTTTTGATAAGGACAGGGATGGTTTCGTTCTTGGGGAAGGAGCCGGTGCATTGATTTTGGAAGAGTACGAACATGCTAAAGCACGTGGAGCCAAAATTTATGCTGAATTAATCGGTGGTGGAATGACAGGTGATGCTTACCACATTACTGCACCTCATCCGGAAGGAAGAGGAGCTGCCAATGTGATGAAATTCGCCCTTGAAGACGCCGGTTTAGAACCTGAGGCTATTGATTACATTAATGTGCACGGTACTTCTACTCCTCTTGGAGACTTAAGTGAAGTAAAAGCCATTAAAAATATCTTTGGCGATCACGCGTATAAAATCAATATCAGTAGTACAAAATCCATGACAGGTCATCTTCTGGGAGCTGCTGGAGCTATAGAAGCCATAGCATCAATATTAGCGATGAGAAACAGCCTTATTCCTCCTACCATCAATCACTTTACTGATGATGAAGAGGTGGATGAGAAATTAAACCTCACCTTTAATAAAGCTCAGAAAAAAGAAGTCAATGTAGCACTGAGTAACACTTTTGGTTTTGGTGGGCATAACTGCTCTATCATCTTCAAAAAAATAGCAGAATAA
- the rnc gene encoding ribonuclease III, whose protein sequence is MKLLRLLRIQELTYNKKDKRLAFAIKNIVGSKPLNLSLYRLAFRHVSASKEIKAGVKISNERLEYLGDAVLGTIVAEYLFQKFPYRDEGFLTETRSRIVNREALNQVGQKIGLPKIVESEMGTKVPYSFKSLYGDTLEALIGAIYLDRGFYFCRKFINSRLITPFFDLDNIITTTTNFKSKIIEWSQKDNKEVDFNLKSVEGSQRFKEFKVELNINGSPYAEGKGATKKKAEQEAARIACEKLQIIP, encoded by the coding sequence TTGAAATTACTTCGGTTGCTCAGAATACAAGAGCTAACTTATAATAAGAAAGATAAAAGGCTTGCTTTCGCTATAAAAAACATAGTGGGTAGCAAGCCTTTAAATTTATCTCTCTATAGACTAGCGTTCAGACATGTTTCTGCATCGAAGGAAATAAAAGCCGGTGTAAAAATAAGCAATGAACGCCTAGAATACCTGGGTGATGCGGTATTGGGCACAATTGTGGCCGAATACCTCTTCCAAAAATTCCCCTACCGAGACGAAGGCTTTTTGACCGAAACCAGGTCCAGAATTGTAAACAGAGAAGCTTTGAATCAGGTTGGGCAGAAAATTGGCTTACCTAAAATAGTGGAGTCCGAAATGGGTACCAAAGTCCCCTATAGCTTCAAATCTCTTTATGGTGACACGCTAGAAGCCCTTATTGGAGCCATTTACCTGGATAGAGGGTTTTACTTTTGCAGAAAATTTATCAATAGTAGGTTGATCACTCCATTTTTTGATTTGGACAATATCATTACCACCACTACTAATTTCAAAAGTAAGATCATAGAATGGTCGCAAAAGGACAATAAAGAAGTCGACTTTAACCTAAAATCCGTAGAAGGTAGCCAAAGGTTCAAAGAGTTTAAAGTAGAATTAAACATCAATGGCTCTCCTTATGCTGAAGGAAAAGGTGCCACAAAGAAAAAAGCCGAACAAGAAGCAGCTAGAATTGCCTGCGAAAAACTTCAAATAATCCCCTAA
- the nadE gene encoding NAD(+) synthase, whose protein sequence is MSPLLLAAATLNQTPLDWEGNLNNIIQAISLAKEKKVDLLCFPELCITGYGSEDLFLSYWYPKKALQSLQTILPHTSGITVFVGLPIRINTKVYNCMAILENEEILGFVPKQFLAIDGVHYEARWFTPWKSGEEIILECFDTKYPFGDIIFEKNGHKYGFEICEDAWRSTDRPGYRLKKRGVDIIFNPSASHFAMGKSEQREILVKESSTDLGVAYLYVNLLGNESGRMIFDGEILFSENGHCLVKNKLLSYQDYQLVTVAYPVQQPQPLKLNHSLDTKNEEFMAASTLALFDYLRKSRSRGFVLSLSGGADSSTIAILVADMVKRGVEELGTALFLKKINRASDIAPESSIPEIIGKIFTTAYQGTKNSSEATLNSAHNLAKSLGATFHHWTIDEEVDSYTKKIETALGRKLTWEQDDIVLQNIQARTRSPIIWMLANIKNHLLLSTSNRSEGDLGYATMDGDTSGSISPIAAVSKDFILQWLRWAEKEKGYHGLQSVNALQPTAELRPQEQSQTDEEDLMPYPIISAIEKLAIRDRRSPMDVYLILKEEISLEPSLLKAYIAKFFRLWSINQWKRERLAVSFHLDEFNVDPKTWYRFPVLSGGYREELALMETLEE, encoded by the coding sequence ATGTCTCCATTACTTCTGGCTGCCGCCACACTCAACCAAACTCCTCTGGATTGGGAAGGAAATCTGAACAATATCATTCAGGCAATTTCCTTGGCAAAAGAAAAAAAGGTTGACCTTTTGTGTTTTCCAGAGTTGTGCATTACCGGATACGGTAGTGAAGATTTGTTCCTGAGTTATTGGTATCCTAAAAAAGCACTGCAAAGCCTTCAAACAATCCTTCCTCATACAAGTGGAATTACGGTATTTGTGGGGCTACCTATCAGAATAAATACCAAAGTCTACAACTGCATGGCCATCCTAGAAAACGAGGAGATTCTAGGCTTTGTACCCAAACAGTTTTTAGCAATAGACGGTGTACATTATGAAGCAAGGTGGTTTACTCCCTGGAAATCCGGCGAAGAAATCATACTTGAGTGTTTTGACACCAAATACCCATTTGGAGACATCATCTTTGAGAAAAACGGCCATAAATATGGTTTTGAAATCTGTGAAGATGCATGGAGAAGCACTGACAGGCCTGGATACCGACTAAAAAAACGTGGAGTAGACATCATTTTCAACCCTAGTGCCAGCCACTTTGCCATGGGCAAAAGCGAGCAGAGAGAAATTTTGGTTAAAGAAAGCTCTACGGACCTTGGTGTTGCTTACTTGTACGTCAACCTGCTTGGCAATGAAAGTGGAAGAATGATCTTTGACGGAGAAATACTTTTCTCCGAAAATGGCCATTGTTTGGTAAAGAACAAATTGCTATCCTACCAGGATTACCAGTTGGTTACGGTAGCTTACCCTGTTCAGCAGCCTCAACCTCTGAAACTTAACCACAGTTTAGATACCAAAAATGAGGAATTCATGGCTGCCTCTACATTGGCCCTCTTTGACTATCTTAGGAAAAGCCGAAGCAGGGGTTTTGTCCTCTCGCTAAGCGGTGGAGCAGATTCATCTACCATAGCCATACTAGTAGCTGACATGGTAAAAAGAGGGGTAGAGGAACTAGGAACAGCCTTATTTTTGAAAAAAATCAATCGTGCATCCGATATTGCTCCAGAAAGTAGCATTCCAGAAATTATCGGGAAAATATTCACTACTGCCTATCAAGGAACGAAAAACTCCTCTGAAGCAACCCTAAATAGCGCCCACAACCTCGCAAAGAGTTTAGGTGCTACTTTCCATCATTGGACCATAGATGAAGAAGTAGATTCCTATACAAAAAAAATTGAAACAGCCCTAGGCAGAAAGCTAACCTGGGAACAGGACGACATCGTTCTTCAAAACATTCAGGCAAGAACTCGTTCTCCAATCATCTGGATGCTGGCCAACATCAAAAATCACCTTCTCCTAAGCACTTCCAATCGAAGCGAAGGTGACTTGGGCTACGCGACCATGGACGGAGACACCAGTGGTAGCATTTCTCCCATTGCGGCAGTTAGTAAAGATTTCATCCTTCAGTGGTTGCGTTGGGCTGAGAAGGAAAAAGGCTATCATGGATTACAGTCCGTCAACGCACTACAACCTACTGCCGAGTTGAGGCCTCAGGAGCAAAGTCAAACAGATGAGGAGGACCTTATGCCCTACCCTATCATTTCTGCTATAGAGAAACTGGCCATAAGGGATAGGAGATCTCCTATGGATGTGTACCTTATTTTGAAAGAAGAAATTTCTCTTGAACCATCTCTTTTAAAAGCTTACATTGCCAAATTCTTTAGGTTATGGTCCATCAATCAATGGAAAAGAGAACGACTAGCCGTCTCCTTCCATTTGGATGAATTTAATGTGGATCCAAAGACCTGGTACCGTTTCCCTGTACTATCGGGAGGTTACCGGGAAGAGTTGGCACTAATGGAAACCCTTGAAGAATAA
- a CDS encoding prolipoprotein diacylglyceryl transferase → MINSILYYVVWSPNPSIFSGFDRLRWYSLLFAMGFIISQQFMIHFFKKEGHDENLVDKLTIYMVLATIIGARLGHVLFYEPERYLSNPIDILKVWEGGLASHGAAISILIALWLYARRTPGQSYLWVVDRIVIVVALTGALIRFGNLMNSEIGGKATGTDSGFVFARETEEILNTMKLPITSIKAYKPLDRQAELTGTGRVPVNFDIEIEKGSFDEANLKSVLERDVKYALTRFNSSKKYMAEDPETPLNLEIRDQGDHYLAVIKTFGQAKYPTQIYESLTYLLIFILLFLGWKKYKSEIPEGLYLGLFLISVFGMRFVWEFFKENQVEFEDSLTFNMGQALSIPLVVIGFGLIFYSLNNKRKQSIKN, encoded by the coding sequence ATGATCAATAGTATTTTGTATTACGTCGTTTGGAGTCCAAACCCTTCGATTTTTTCAGGATTTGACAGGTTGCGCTGGTATAGCCTGCTCTTTGCAATGGGCTTTATTATCTCCCAACAATTCATGATTCACTTTTTCAAAAAAGAAGGTCATGATGAAAATTTAGTAGACAAATTAACCATCTACATGGTCCTTGCAACCATTATTGGTGCCAGATTGGGGCATGTATTGTTTTATGAACCAGAGCGTTACTTAAGTAATCCAATAGACATATTAAAGGTTTGGGAAGGGGGTCTAGCGAGCCATGGGGCAGCTATCTCTATCCTTATTGCTTTGTGGCTATATGCCAGAAGAACTCCTGGACAATCCTATTTATGGGTTGTAGACAGAATTGTAATTGTCGTGGCCTTGACTGGGGCTTTGATTCGTTTTGGTAATCTGATGAATTCAGAAATCGGCGGGAAAGCAACAGGCACAGACAGTGGCTTTGTCTTTGCTCGAGAAACAGAGGAGATTTTGAATACCATGAAGCTTCCAATAACTTCCATTAAAGCTTATAAACCTTTAGACCGCCAGGCTGAACTAACCGGAACCGGACGTGTCCCTGTTAATTTTGACATTGAAATCGAGAAGGGGAGTTTTGATGAGGCAAATTTAAAATCTGTTCTAGAGCGAGATGTCAAGTATGCATTGACTCGATTCAATAGTTCAAAGAAATACATGGCGGAGGATCCTGAAACCCCGCTTAACTTGGAAATCAGAGACCAAGGAGATCATTATCTGGCAGTGATAAAAACTTTTGGTCAAGCCAAATACCCTACCCAAATTTATGAATCGCTCACTTATTTATTGATTTTCATATTGCTATTTCTTGGCTGGAAAAAATACAAATCAGAAATTCCCGAAGGATTATATCTTGGATTGTTCCTTATATCGGTATTCGGTATGCGATTCGTTTGGGAATTTTTCAAAGAGAATCAAGTGGAATTTGAGGACAGTCTCACTTTCAATATGGGGCAAGCACTAAGTATCCCATTGGTAGTGATAGGCTTTGGCCTTATCTTTTATTCTTTAAATAACAAAAGAAAACAATCCATTAAAAACTAG
- the yidD gene encoding membrane protein insertion efficiency factor YidD, whose product MKKIVKNIAVFPILIYQYAISPLIPRSCRYYPTCSQYAKEAILKHGVLKGGWMGIKRIGRCHPWGGQGHDPVP is encoded by the coding sequence GTGAAGAAAATAGTAAAGAATATTGCTGTATTTCCCATTTTGATTTATCAATATGCTATTTCTCCTTTGATTCCGAGGTCCTGCAGGTACTATCCTACTTGTAGCCAATACGCCAAAGAAGCCATTTTGAAACATGGTGTCTTAAAAGGGGGATGGATGGGAATCAAGCGAATAGGTCGGTGCCACCCATGGGGAGGACAGGGCCATGACCCTGTCCCGTAA
- a CDS encoding BamA/TamA family outer membrane protein produces the protein MNIKPLFYRLLILICILGTGVGKALYAQDSDSLYVTSEEVETPKQVTVNNIFIVGNEKTRKNIILREMDIAENMTYNWDEFVALVAADQKKIYNLQLFTTATVTPLFVGDEQVELLVSLKERWYILPSIIFNLADRNFSEWYSNQNRDFSRVNYGVKLDHNNIGGRNEKLRVVGQIGFTQALLLNYTIPYFDKNQLHGLAARFNYYTNKNIPVRSIGNKQYFFKNANEDILLQSLNASLTYSFRGSFYNFHYFTAGYNDTRIHEDVILENPNYFTHEGQKLQYFLASYRYRHDNRDNVAYATQGTLLDASLTKYGMFGNDDINELEFSIMASKYNRLGSKFHFATGISGSAFFSDHQPYTLVRGIGYKPNFIRGFELNVIEGQQLIAHKNSLRYELLNVAFDISSFMPIEEFSVFPLRLYLSGNFDHGYVRDANRLPLNAQYTNKYLAGYGFGLDLIGMYDAVFRFEYSVNNMGAGSFFINVKAPI, from the coding sequence TTGAACATAAAACCGCTATTTTACCGGCTTCTAATCCTTATTTGCATCCTGGGAACAGGTGTTGGCAAAGCCCTGTATGCCCAAGATAGCGATTCACTATATGTCACTTCAGAGGAAGTCGAAACGCCAAAGCAAGTCACTGTCAATAACATCTTTATCGTTGGAAACGAAAAAACCCGTAAAAACATTATTTTACGGGAAATGGACATTGCTGAAAACATGACCTACAATTGGGATGAGTTTGTAGCTCTTGTAGCAGCTGACCAAAAAAAGATATACAACCTTCAACTTTTTACAACCGCCACAGTGACCCCCCTTTTCGTAGGGGATGAGCAGGTTGAGCTTTTGGTGTCTCTAAAAGAAAGATGGTACATTTTACCCAGCATTATCTTTAATTTGGCTGACAGGAACTTCTCTGAATGGTATTCTAATCAAAATCGGGATTTTTCCAGGGTTAACTATGGGGTAAAATTGGACCATAATAATATTGGCGGGAGAAATGAAAAACTTAGGGTGGTCGGACAGATTGGTTTTACCCAAGCCCTTCTCTTGAATTATACTATCCCCTATTTTGATAAAAACCAGCTTCATGGTCTGGCTGCCAGGTTCAATTATTACACGAATAAAAACATCCCTGTAAGGTCAATTGGCAACAAGCAATACTTTTTTAAAAATGCGAATGAAGATATTTTACTACAATCACTTAATGCCTCACTGACCTATAGCTTTAGAGGTAGTTTTTATAATTTTCATTATTTCACAGCAGGGTACAACGACACCCGAATTCATGAGGATGTAATACTTGAAAACCCAAATTATTTTACGCATGAGGGCCAAAAGTTGCAGTACTTTTTGGCTTCTTACCGGTACCGTCATGACAACCGGGACAATGTGGCCTATGCAACTCAAGGAACCTTATTGGATGCCTCTCTCACCAAATATGGTATGTTTGGGAATGATGACATCAATGAGCTAGAATTTAGCATTATGGCCAGCAAGTACAATAGGCTTGGAAGCAAATTCCACTTTGCTACAGGCATTTCTGGCTCAGCTTTTTTTAGCGATCACCAACCTTACACCTTGGTCCGTGGAATTGGTTATAAACCAAATTTTATCAGGGGTTTTGAGCTCAATGTCATTGAAGGGCAACAATTAATTGCTCATAAAAACAGCTTACGCTATGAGTTGCTAAATGTGGCTTTTGACATTTCTAGCTTTATGCCTATAGAGGAGTTCTCTGTTTTTCCGCTTCGCCTATATCTTAGTGGTAACTTTGACCATGGCTATGTAAGAGATGCAAATCGATTGCCTTTAAATGCTCAATATACCAACAAATACCTGGCAGGCTATGGCTTTGGATTGGACCTCATAGGTATGTATGATGCTGTATTCAGGTTTGAATATTCGGTCAACAACATGGGGGCAGGGAGTTTCTTTATCAACGTTAAAGCTCCTATATAA
- a CDS encoding PorV/PorQ family protein, giving the protein MEKWVLSGFLLLFPSLCWTQNSMDHFPKGAQSIGMGNASVTLSEPWAIFNNIGALGKAPSEIVAIAGYDHRLGLNELTTLAAGIILPSEKLGTIGIGISNYGGKLFNQQQIGLGLAKQLGLASLGIKINYFQTNIEGFGRSARPIIELGGTAELIPDLFFAAHVYNISRSSISKASLDYLPTVVKAGISYRPSQNLMVNIETEKELQSPPQFKAGIAYSFEDKLWARTGISSQPNNLYFGIGFKPRRFQVDYAMSRNYLLGFTHHFSLNYNPSAP; this is encoded by the coding sequence ATGGAGAAATGGGTACTATCTGGTTTTTTATTGCTATTCCCCAGTCTTTGCTGGACGCAAAACAGCATGGACCATTTTCCAAAAGGGGCACAAAGTATAGGGATGGGCAATGCAAGTGTCACCCTAAGCGAACCTTGGGCAATCTTTAACAATATTGGGGCTCTAGGTAAGGCACCATCTGAAATAGTAGCCATAGCAGGATACGACCATAGGCTTGGGCTGAATGAACTCACCACTTTGGCTGCTGGAATTATCCTTCCTTCTGAAAAATTAGGGACAATAGGTATCGGTATTTCCAATTATGGTGGAAAGCTCTTCAATCAGCAGCAAATTGGCCTGGGCCTGGCCAAACAATTAGGTTTGGCTAGTTTAGGGATAAAAATCAATTATTTCCAGACTAATATTGAAGGTTTTGGGAGAAGCGCCAGACCTATTATTGAACTTGGGGGAACCGCCGAACTCATTCCTGATTTGTTTTTCGCTGCCCATGTGTACAATATTTCCCGCTCTTCGATTAGCAAGGCAAGTTTAGACTATTTACCGACAGTGGTTAAGGCGGGCATTTCTTACAGACCCTCTCAAAACCTGATGGTCAATATTGAAACTGAAAAAGAACTACAATCCCCACCTCAGTTTAAAGCAGGTATCGCCTATAGCTTTGAAGATAAACTATGGGCGCGGACAGGCATAAGCAGTCAGCCAAACAATCTGTATTTCGGAATAGGTTTTAAGCCCAGACGGTTCCAAGTGGATTATGCGATGAGTCGCAATTACTTATTGGGTTTTACCCATCACTTTTCTCTAAATTATAATCCCTCGGCCCCTTGA
- a CDS encoding ComEA family DNA-binding protein, producing the protein MKPIIVSGVGLFLTSFGLLAQQAPPRELDIEAFVEERFAMQEEDVPYEDLYESLLQLYFQPIDLQVATSSALQSLYILSPIQIQSFINYRNQFGKFASIYELQAIPEWTLETIQNILPFVVINSSNTNDALPSLKRIKKAENAYLLFRHRKVWQTRKGFSPPDTLSNGDLSNRYLGDPNDLYLRFRLQQPADFSLGLTLDKDSGEKFTWDPKSKRYGFNYLSFHYTLYNKGKLKALSLGDYQLQFGQGLVFGSGFSVGKGAETITTVKRSSTGLRPYTSVMEAGFFRGLAGTYSLGNIEVTGMLSRSSRDANLQLIQDSLANESSYLSSLVLSGLHRTESEVQKKAQATEHNAGFNINYQLPNKALRLGANALYSQYSQALIPLERIYNQFEFRGKTNFTTSLYFTYNFRNHYLFGETAVSKSGGLGHVAGIMSSLNSKLDFSMVWRKYDREFHSFYGNAFSEGSRPINEEGVYLGLHFKPNRKISWSVYYDYFSFPWLRFRMYAHSTGYEWLSRIKYQPNKQMILFFQFREEIKSRNVISENQTSSQYLLARGKRQNMVWNLTYQPSRWWQVKTRVQQSFYLIDRQKSKGFSISQDISTEMGPWRLSGRVALFDTEDYENRQYLYEKNVLWAFSIPNFYNQGMRVYFLAQYKLNKRLTFWGRWAKTTYTNRESIGSGLQEIKGNELTETTFQLRYLFNR; encoded by the coding sequence TTGAAACCAATTATTGTCAGCGGTGTAGGTTTATTTCTGACTTCTTTTGGTCTCCTTGCACAGCAGGCCCCTCCAAGAGAACTCGACATAGAAGCATTCGTAGAAGAGCGCTTTGCCATGCAAGAAGAAGATGTGCCATATGAAGACCTCTATGAAAGCCTCCTTCAATTGTATTTTCAACCTATAGACTTACAGGTGGCCACAAGTTCTGCGCTTCAATCCTTGTATATTCTTAGCCCTATACAAATCCAATCATTCATTAATTACAGAAATCAATTTGGTAAGTTTGCTTCCATTTATGAGCTTCAGGCTATTCCAGAATGGACTTTAGAAACCATCCAAAATATATTGCCATTTGTCGTTATAAATTCCTCAAATACTAACGATGCTCTCCCCAGCCTAAAGCGTATTAAGAAGGCCGAAAATGCCTATTTACTTTTTCGTCACAGAAAGGTCTGGCAAACAAGGAAAGGTTTCAGTCCTCCAGATACGCTAAGCAATGGAGACCTAAGCAATAGGTATCTGGGAGACCCCAACGACCTGTATTTAAGATTCCGCTTACAGCAACCTGCAGATTTCAGTTTGGGTTTGACTTTAGATAAAGATTCAGGAGAAAAATTCACCTGGGACCCTAAAAGCAAACGATACGGATTCAATTATCTCTCTTTTCATTATACCTTGTACAATAAAGGGAAACTAAAGGCACTTTCTCTTGGCGATTATCAATTGCAATTTGGACAGGGATTGGTTTTTGGATCGGGATTTTCTGTGGGAAAAGGAGCAGAGACCATCACCACTGTTAAACGAAGCTCTACTGGACTAAGGCCCTACACTTCTGTAATGGAAGCAGGCTTTTTCAGGGGGCTAGCAGGCACCTACTCATTAGGGAACATAGAAGTTACAGGCATGCTCTCCCGATCTTCCAGAGATGCTAATTTACAGCTAATACAAGATAGTCTTGCCAACGAGTCTTCTTACCTGTCATCATTGGTCCTATCTGGATTGCACAGAACGGAAAGTGAAGTACAGAAAAAAGCCCAAGCTACAGAACACAATGCAGGGTTTAATATAAATTATCAGCTTCCTAACAAAGCGTTACGGCTAGGCGCAAATGCCCTTTACAGCCAATACAGTCAAGCCCTAATCCCCTTAGAAAGAATTTACAATCAATTTGAATTTCGAGGAAAGACCAACTTTACAACCAGCTTGTACTTCACCTACAATTTCCGAAACCACTATTTGTTTGGTGAAACCGCAGTATCCAAAAGCGGGGGACTGGGTCATGTAGCGGGGATAATGAGTAGCCTGAACAGTAAACTGGATTTCTCTATGGTTTGGAGAAAATACGACCGGGAATTTCATTCTTTTTATGGAAATGCTTTTTCCGAAGGTTCTCGTCCAATCAATGAAGAAGGGGTGTATTTAGGTCTCCACTTCAAACCTAACAGAAAAATCAGCTGGTCTGTCTACTATGATTATTTCAGTTTCCCCTGGTTGCGTTTCAGGATGTATGCCCATTCCACAGGCTACGAATGGCTTAGCAGGATAAAATATCAACCAAACAAACAAATGATCCTGTTTTTCCAATTTCGGGAAGAGATCAAAAGCAGAAACGTAATTTCAGAAAATCAAACCAGCAGCCAATACTTACTGGCACGCGGAAAAAGACAAAACATGGTGTGGAACCTAACTTATCAACCAAGCCGCTGGTGGCAGGTTAAAACACGAGTACAGCAAAGCTTTTATCTCATTGATAGACAGAAGTCCAAAGGTTTTTCAATCTCTCAGGATATATCAACAGAAATGGGTCCATGGAGGTTATCGGGAAGAGTGGCACTATTTGACACCGAAGATTATGAAAACAGGCAATACTTGTATGAAAAAAATGTGCTATGGGCCTTCTCTATTCCGAATTTTTATAATCAGGGAATGCGTGTCTATTTTTTGGCACAGTATAAGCTCAATAAGCGACTGACCTTTTGGGGGAGATGGGCAAAAACTACCTATACCAATAGGGAAAGCATAGGTTCAGGCTTGCAGGAAATAAAAGGTAATGAATTGACAGAAACTACTTTTCAGCTTAGGTATCTATTTAACCGGTAA
- the mscL gene encoding large-conductance mechanosensitive channel protein MscL: MGLIKEFKDFAVKGNVVDLAVAVIIGAAFGKVVSSLVKDIIMPPIGLLVGGVDFTDLVVVLKDAYIDPAGEEIAAVTINYGTFIQFTVDFAIVAFAVFMIVKVITKLKKKEEAAPTPPPPTVNKTEVLLEEIRDLLKTK; encoded by the coding sequence ATGGGATTGATTAAAGAATTCAAGGATTTTGCCGTAAAAGGTAATGTTGTAGATTTAGCTGTTGCGGTGATCATCGGCGCTGCATTTGGGAAGGTAGTATCCTCACTGGTAAAGGATATAATTATGCCTCCAATTGGACTATTGGTCGGAGGAGTTGATTTTACTGATTTAGTAGTTGTTCTCAAGGATGCCTATATAGATCCTGCAGGGGAAGAAATCGCTGCGGTAACAATTAATTACGGTACATTCATTCAATTTACCGTTGATTTCGCTATTGTCGCTTTTGCAGTATTTATGATTGTTAAAGTAATTACAAAATTGAAAAAGAAGGAAGAAGCTGCCCCAACACCACCACCACCTACTGTTAATAAAACAGAAGTGTTATTGGAAGAAATCAGGGACTTACTTAAAACAAAATAA